Proteins from a single region of Antechinus flavipes isolate AdamAnt ecotype Samford, QLD, Australia chromosome 2, AdamAnt_v2, whole genome shotgun sequence:
- the LOC127547196 gene encoding olfactory receptor 6M1-like: protein MGKIDNLTTVQEFILEGFPAVQHLGKLLFMVHLLLYLVSIMGSIVIVTITWSDHCLQTPMYFFLSNFSFLESCFITTVIPKLLSIFLSGMQTISFAACLTQTFFFLFLGSACFLLLAVMSLDRYMAICNPLHYHNIMNMKVCFFLVLSCYLLGFISTIGPILMISQLSFCGFNVINHFFCDLGPLLHLSCSDTSIIESLSFPFSGVIILSSLIITIISYTHIITTIVHLPSAKERQKAFSTCSSHLIVLFLTYGSCVFIYVKPKQADRLKANKEAALVNTVITPLLNPFIYTLRNKQVQKALRDALYRKKPMK from the coding sequence ATggggaaaatagataatttgacaACTGTCCAAGAATTTATCCTGGAGGGATTTCCTGCTGTTCAACATCTGGGGAAACTCCTTTTCATGGTCCACTTGCTTTTGTATTTAGTGTCCATCATGGGAAGTATTGTCATTGTCACCATCACATGGTCTGACCACTGCCTCCAAACACCAATGTATTTTTTCCTaagtaacttttcttttcttgaaagcTGCTTTATAACAACTGTTATTCCCAAACTGCTATCAATCTTCCTTTCAGGAATGCAAACAATTTCTTTTGCTGCCTGCCTCACCCaaacctttttctttctatttttgggGTCAGCATGCTTCTTGCTTTTGGCTGTGATGTCCCTGGATAGGTATATGGCAATCTGTAACCCTCTGCATTACCACAACATCATGAACATGAAGGTTTGTTTCTTCTTAGTCTTATCCTGCTATCTTTTGGGTTTCATATCAACCATTGGTCCAATCCTAATGATCTCTCAGTTATCTTTTTGTGGCTTTAATGTCATCAACCATTTCTTCTGTGATCTTGGTCCTCTGTTGCATCTTTCATGTTCTGATACCAGTATCATTGaatcattatcctttcctttttcaggAGTTATTATTCTGTCTTCCCTCATAATAACAATCATATCATATACCCATATAATAACTACCATAGTTCATCTCCCATCtgccaaagagagacagaaagcctTTTCCACCTGTTCTTCCCACCTCATTGTCCTATTTCTGACATATGGAAgttgtgtttttatatatgtaaaaccaaaGCAGGCTGATAGACTAAAAGCTAACAAAGAGGCTGCACTTGTGAACACTGTGATCACCCCTTTGCTGAATCCTTTCATTTATACACTACGGAATAAGCAGGTCCAAAAGGCCTTGAGAGATGCTCTATATAGAAAGAAACCTATGAAATAA